In the Fusobacterium sp. DD2 genome, one interval contains:
- the secA gene encoding preprotein translocase subunit SecA — protein sequence MIGDIFKKIFGTKNDREVRRIKKIVDAINALEPDYEKLTDEQLKEKTVIFKERLAKGETLDDILVEAFATVREASKRTLGMRHYDVQLIGGVVLHEGKITEMKTGEGKTLVATCPVYLNALAGHGVHVITVNDYLAKRDRDFMGRLYSFLGLTSGVILNGITTDERKKAYNSDITYGTNSEFGFDYLRDNMVGSVDEKVQRELNYCIVDEVDSILIDEARTPLIISGAAEDSTKWYQIFYQVVSMLDRSFESEKIKDIKLKKELPMDQLGDYEVDEKSKNIVLTEKGIAKVEKLLKLENLYSPENVELTHYLNQALKAKELFKRDRDYLVREGQVIIIDEFTGRAMEGRRYSDGLHQAIEAKEGVRIAGENQTLASITLQNYFRMYNKLSGMTGTAETEAAEFVHTYGLQIIVIPTNKPVIRKDHADLVYKTRREKINAIVERIQELHKKGQPVLVGTISIKSSEELSQILKDKKIPHNVLNAKYHAKEAEIVAQAGRLGAVTIATNMAGRGTDIMLGGNPEFLALAEAKTKDNEKYPEILAKYNEQCAQEGEKVKALGGLFILGTERHESRRIDNQLRGRAGRQGDPGESEFYLSLEDDLMRLFGSDRVKHVMEKLGLPEGEPITHSMINKAIANAQTKIESRNFGIRKNLLEFDDVMNKQRTAIYASRNEAMEKDDLKDNIINMLHETIFAQVAKRFTAEYKEDWDITGLAEYLKENYRYEIEDMNEYKSMSVEEYSQKLYDEILAQYNEKEEKIGRDLMRRLEKYILFEVTDARWREHLKALDGLKEGIYLRAYGQRDPVVEYKLISGDLYEQMIETIKEQTTSFLFKVIIKDEEEEKAMEMKNDQEEITEYTSEDESGVENVPAEELTPDSPCSCGSGKKYKNCCGRL from the coding sequence ATGATAGGAGATATTTTTAAGAAAATTTTTGGGACTAAAAATGATAGAGAAGTAAGAAGAATAAAAAAGATTGTGGATGCTATCAATGCTTTAGAACCAGATTATGAAAAATTAACTGACGAGCAGTTAAAAGAAAAGACAGTTATCTTTAAAGAGAGACTGGCAAAAGGGGAAACATTAGATGATATCTTAGTAGAAGCATTTGCAACAGTAAGAGAGGCATCAAAGAGAACTCTTGGTATGAGACACTATGATGTTCAACTTATTGGAGGAGTAGTACTTCACGAAGGTAAAATAACAGAGATGAAAACAGGAGAAGGTAAAACTCTTGTTGCAACTTGTCCAGTATACTTAAATGCATTAGCTGGTCATGGAGTTCATGTAATAACAGTAAATGATTATCTTGCAAAAAGAGATAGAGATTTTATGGGAAGATTATATAGCTTCTTAGGACTTACATCAGGAGTAATTTTAAATGGAATTACAACAGATGAAAGAAAGAAAGCGTATAACAGTGATATTACTTATGGTACAAACTCTGAGTTTGGATTTGACTATTTAAGAGACAACATGGTTGGATCAGTAGATGAAAAAGTTCAAAGAGAACTTAACTACTGTATAGTTGATGAAGTTGACTCTATTTTAATTGACGAAGCTAGAACACCTCTAATTATTTCAGGGGCAGCTGAAGATTCAACAAAATGGTATCAAATTTTCTATCAGGTTGTATCAATGCTTGATAGAAGTTTTGAAAGTGAAAAAATCAAAGATATCAAACTTAAAAAAGAGCTTCCTATGGATCAATTAGGAGATTATGAAGTTGATGAAAAATCTAAAAATATAGTTCTTACAGAGAAAGGTATAGCTAAAGTTGAAAAGTTATTAAAACTTGAAAACCTATATTCACCTGAAAATGTAGAACTTACACACTATTTAAACCAGGCTTTAAAAGCTAAAGAACTTTTCAAAAGAGATAGAGATTATCTTGTAAGAGAGGGACAGGTAATAATAATAGATGAGTTTACAGGAAGAGCAATGGAAGGAAGAAGATACTCAGATGGACTTCACCAGGCTATTGAAGCTAAAGAGGGAGTTCGTATTGCTGGAGAAAACCAAACTCTTGCGTCTATTACATTACAAAACTATTTCAGAATGTATAATAAACTTTCAGGAATGACTGGTACAGCTGAAACAGAGGCTGCTGAGTTTGTTCATACTTATGGACTGCAAATAATTGTTATTCCTACAAATAAGCCAGTAATAAGAAAAGACCATGCTGACTTAGTTTATAAGACACGTAGAGAAAAAATAAATGCAATTGTTGAAAGAATACAGGAGCTGCATAAGAAAGGTCAACCAGTACTTGTAGGTACTATATCTATAAAAAGTTCTGAGGAGTTATCTCAAATACTTAAAGATAAAAAAATACCTCACAATGTATTGAATGCTAAATACCACGCAAAGGAAGCTGAGATTGTTGCTCAGGCAGGAAGACTTGGAGCTGTAACTATTGCTACAAACATGGCAGGTAGAGGTACAGACATTATGCTTGGAGGAAATCCAGAATTCTTAGCTCTTGCTGAAGCAAAAACAAAGGATAATGAAAAATATCCTGAAATATTAGCAAAATATAATGAGCAGTGTGCACAAGAGGGAGAAAAAGTTAAAGCTCTTGGTGGATTATTTATTCTAGGTACAGAAAGACACGAATCTAGAAGAATAGACAACCAATTAAGAGGTAGAGCAGGAAGACAGGGAGACCCTGGAGAATCAGAATTCTATCTATCACTTGAAGATGATTTAATGAGACTATTTGGTTCAGATAGAGTTAAACATGTTATGGAAAAATTAGGACTTCCAGAAGGAGAGCCTATTACTCACTCAATGATTAACAAGGCTATTGCAAATGCTCAAACTAAGATTGAATCAAGAAACTTTGGAATCAGAAAGAACCTTCTTGAATTTGACGACGTTATGAATAAGCAAAGAACAGCTATTTATGCAAGTAGAAACGAAGCTATGGAAAAGGATGACTTAAAAGACAATATCATCAATATGCTTCATGAAACAATATTTGCTCAAGTGGCAAAAAGATTTACTGCTGAATATAAAGAGGACTGGGATATTACAGGACTTGCTGAATATTTAAAAGAAAACTATCGTTATGAAATTGAAGATATGAATGAATATAAATCTATGAGTGTTGAAGAGTATAGTCAAAAACTATATGATGAAATCTTAGCTCAATACAACGAAAAAGAAGAAAAAATTGGTAGAGACTTAATGAGAAGACTTGAAAAATATATTCTTTTCGAAGTTACAGATGCAAGATGGAGAGAACACTTAAAAGCTTTAGATGGATTAAAAGAAGGTATCTATTTAAGAGCTTATGGACAAAGAGATCCAGTTGTAGAGTATAAACTTATTTCTGGAGATCTATATGAACAAATGATTGAAACTATAAAAGAACAAACAACTTCATTCCTTTTCAAAGTAATTATAAAAGATGAAGAAGAGGAAAAGGCAATGGAGATGAAAAATGATCAAGAGGAGATAACAGAGTATACTTCAGAAGATGAAAGTGGAGTAGAAAATGTTCCAGCAGAGGAGTTAACACCAGATTCACCATGTTCTTGTGGAAGTGGTAAGAAATATAAAAACTGTTGCGGAAGATTATAA
- a CDS encoding PHP domain-containing protein yields MQVDMHIHTVESDGTYTPEEVIKRAIANNVRAVSITDHDTVAGVKAGEKAAGDIGLEYIPGIEISCNDANLEVHVLGYYLNLEDKEFMDEIEELKKARETRNLKIIENFKKIGIIIDVDELKKMAPGNIVSRLHFANYLLRKGIVQSKDEAFVKYLGKHGSVYETKENFPPERAVKIIKKNGGFVSLAHPLLISSDMQVLEKLIERLKPLGLDALEAQYSSFSKTQIKSLKRLAKKHGLGITGGSDFHGINRMGVAIGDGGLDYSQLEVIKNKRKEMKEDNL; encoded by the coding sequence ATGCAGGTAGATATGCACATACATACTGTTGAATCAGATGGAACATATACTCCAGAAGAGGTTATTAAAAGAGCTATAGCTAATAATGTTAGAGCTGTTTCTATAACTGATCACGATACAGTTGCAGGAGTAAAAGCAGGAGAAAAGGCTGCAGGAGATATAGGGCTTGAGTATATTCCAGGAATAGAGATTTCCTGTAACGATGCAAATTTAGAGGTACATGTTTTAGGATACTATCTCAACTTAGAGGACAAAGAGTTTATGGATGAGATAGAAGAATTAAAAAAAGCCAGAGAAACAAGAAATTTAAAAATTATAGAAAATTTCAAAAAAATTGGTATAATAATAGATGTTGATGAACTTAAGAAGATGGCTCCTGGAAATATTGTAAGTAGACTTCATTTTGCAAACTATCTTTTAAGAAAAGGAATAGTTCAAAGTAAAGATGAAGCCTTTGTAAAATATTTGGGAAAACATGGTTCTGTCTATGAAACAAAGGAGAATTTTCCACCAGAGAGGGCAGTAAAAATTATTAAAAAAAATGGAGGTTTTGTATCTCTTGCACATCCACTGCTTATAAGTTCTGATATGCAGGTTTTAGAAAAACTTATTGAGAGATTAAAACCACTTGGTTTAGATGCTTTAGAAGCTCAATATAGCTCTTTTTCTAAAACTCAGATAAAGTCTTTAAAAAGACTTGCAAAGAAACATGGACTTGGGATAACAGGTGGTTCAGATTTTCATGGTATTAACAGAATGGGTGTTGCTATTGGAGATGGAGGACTTGATTATTCACAGTTAGAAGTGATAAAAAATAAAAGAAAAGAGATGAAGGAGGATAATCTATGA
- a CDS encoding manganese-dependent inorganic pyrophosphatase: MEKILITGHKIPDTDSICSAISYTELKHAQGVENAVACRLGKISRETQYALDHFGAEAPILLDNVNPDENGNKKKVILVDHNERFQTPDGIENAKILEVIDHHKFHLITDEPLKIIADTVGCTSTLVFRLYKQAGITPSKRAAGLMMSAIISDTLLFKSPTCTPEDIAAVKELSKLAGEEDYEDYGMKLLIEGTTLSDKTPDEIITMDMKEFDMNGKTVAVAQVNTVDTKGTLSMQETLEKAMNARIDEKGYDLFVLIITDIIKAGSYVLVAGKTPELVEKGFKVTLDNNTAWLEGVVSRKKQVVPFMLEASK; encoded by the coding sequence ATGGAAAAAATTCTTATAACTGGACACAAGATTCCAGATACTGACTCTATATGTTCAGCTATTTCATATACTGAATTAAAACATGCACAAGGTGTTGAAAATGCTGTAGCTTGTAGACTTGGAAAAATCAGCAGAGAAACTCAATATGCTTTAGACCATTTTGGTGCTGAAGCTCCAATATTATTAGATAACGTAAATCCAGATGAAAATGGAAATAAAAAGAAAGTTATTTTAGTAGACCACAATGAGAGATTCCAAACTCCAGATGGTATTGAAAATGCTAAAATACTTGAAGTTATTGACCACCACAAATTTCATCTAATTACTGATGAACCTTTAAAAATAATTGCAGATACAGTTGGATGTACTTCTACACTTGTTTTCAGACTATATAAACAAGCTGGAATTACTCCTTCAAAAAGAGCAGCTGGACTTATGATGAGTGCTATTATATCTGATACACTTTTATTCAAATCTCCAACTTGCACACCTGAAGATATCGCAGCTGTTAAAGAGTTATCAAAACTTGCTGGAGAAGAAGATTATGAAGATTATGGTATGAAACTTCTTATAGAAGGAACTACTTTATCTGACAAAACTCCAGATGAAATCATCACTATGGATATGAAAGAATTTGATATGAATGGTAAAACTGTAGCAGTAGCACAAGTTAATACTGTTGATACTAAAGGAACTCTATCTATGCAAGAAACTCTAGAAAAAGCTATGAATGCCAGAATAGATGAAAAAGGATATGATTTATTTGTTCTAATCATTACTGATATCATCAAAGCTGGTTCTTATGTATTAGTTGCAGGTAAAACACCTGAATTAGTTGAAAAAGGATTTAAAGTAACTCTAGATAATAATACAGCTTGGCTTGAAGGTGTTGTTTCTAGAAAGAAACAAGTTGTACCTTTCATGTTAGAAGCTAGCAAATAA
- a CDS encoding prohibitin family protein, protein MGKKILSGLIGICILVVIALGLMSYYTVNTGEVAIVSTFGKVSRIEGEGLHFKLPIVETKTIMEVREKIYDFTRQGLNKKFDEKAGATDNSMVVSTKDMQSINIEITVQASIIDPEKLYRAFKGAHEDRFIRPRTREIVQATIAKYTIEEFVSKRAEISKVIFDDLKDDFNLYGLQVSNISIVNHDFSDEYEKAIEAKKVAEQAVEKAKAEQQKLIVEAENRVKLAEYQLKVKELQAQANLIESNSLTPQLIKKMTIEKWDGHLPKVQGNANSFIDVDR, encoded by the coding sequence ATGGGAAAAAAGATTTTAAGTGGACTGATAGGAATCTGTATATTAGTAGTAATTGCCTTGGGACTTATGAGTTATTATACAGTTAATACTGGTGAAGTAGCTATAGTTAGTACTTTTGGTAAAGTAAGCAGAATTGAAGGAGAAGGACTTCATTTTAAGCTTCCTATAGTTGAAACTAAAACAATAATGGAAGTAAGGGAAAAAATTTATGATTTTACCCGTCAGGGATTGAATAAAAAATTTGATGAAAAAGCTGGAGCAACTGACAATTCTATGGTTGTAAGTACCAAAGATATGCAATCTATCAATATTGAAATAACAGTTCAAGCAAGCATAATTGATCCTGAAAAATTATATAGAGCTTTTAAAGGAGCACATGAGGATAGATTTATAAGACCTAGAACAAGAGAGATAGTACAAGCTACAATTGCTAAGTATACAATTGAGGAATTTGTAAGTAAAAGAGCTGAAATATCAAAAGTTATATTTGATGATTTGAAAGATGATTTTAATTTATATGGACTTCAGGTTTCTAATATTTCAATTGTAAATCATGATTTTTCAGATGAGTATGAAAAAGCCATAGAAGCTAAAAAAGTAGCAGAACAGGCAGTAGAAAAGGCAAAAGCTGAACAGCAAAAACTTATAGTTGAAGCTGAAAACAGAGTTAAACTTGCTGAATATCAGCTTAAAGTTAAGGAGCTTCAGGCTCAGGCAAATCTTATTGAATCAAACTCATTAACACCTCAGCTTATAAAGAAAATGACAATAGAAAAATGGGATGGGCATTTGCCAAAAGTTCAGGGAAATGCAAATAGTTTTATAGACGTAGACAGATAG
- a CDS encoding D-aminoacylase codes for MKILIKNGQIIDGSREKRYVGNILLENDKIVKISKDEINEKVDRVIDATGKVVSPGFIDTHSHSDLKVLVEPFIEPKLRQGITTEILGQDGISMAPLPKEYVSSWRKNLAGLDGDSDELSWDWENTENYLNLIEKTGSGPNELYLVPHGNIRMEAMGLEARVATDEELAKMRDITRRELEAGAAGISTGLIYIPCAYSETKELVEICKVAAEFDRPLVIHQRSEADTMIESMNEVINIAKQSGVKIHFSHFKICGKNNWHLIKDIIALLDKCKEEGIRISYDQYPYVAGSTMLGVIIPSWAHAGGTDKLVERLGNPEDRARMKHDIINGIPGWDNFIDFAGFDGIYVTSVKTKANEDCIGKNLLEIAEMRGKDKFDAVFDLLKEEENAVGMYDYYGKDEHVVTFMTREESNICTDGLLGGKPHPRVYGAFPRVIGKFVREMKAMSLEEAIYKMTNKPAKTFKIDNRGLLKEGYFADLVIFDENTTIDKGTFTDPIQFPEGISHVIVNGEVVIDDFKKNEKLAGRVIRIKK; via the coding sequence ATGAAAATTTTAATAAAAAATGGGCAAATTATTGATGGAAGCAGAGAAAAAAGATATGTTGGAAATATTTTATTAGAAAATGATAAAATAGTAAAGATTTCAAAAGATGAAATAAATGAAAAAGTTGATAGAGTAATTGATGCTACAGGAAAAGTAGTAAGTCCTGGATTTATAGATACTCATAGCCACTCAGATTTAAAAGTATTGGTTGAACCTTTCATTGAACCTAAACTTCGTCAAGGTATTACAACAGAAATATTAGGACAAGATGGAATATCAATGGCACCATTACCAAAAGAATATGTAAGTTCTTGGAGAAAGAATCTTGCAGGTTTAGATGGTGATAGCGATGAACTTTCATGGGATTGGGAAAATACTGAAAACTATTTAAATCTAATAGAAAAAACAGGATCTGGACCAAATGAACTATATTTAGTACCACATGGAAATATAAGAATGGAAGCAATGGGATTAGAAGCTAGAGTTGCTACAGATGAAGAACTAGCAAAAATGAGAGATATTACTAGAAGAGAATTAGAAGCAGGAGCTGCTGGAATTTCTACTGGACTTATTTATATTCCGTGTGCTTATTCTGAGACTAAAGAATTAGTTGAAATATGTAAAGTTGCTGCTGAATTTGATAGACCATTAGTAATTCACCAAAGAAGTGAAGCAGATACTATGATTGAATCAATGAATGAAGTAATTAATATTGCAAAACAAAGTGGAGTAAAAATACATTTTTCACACTTTAAAATTTGTGGAAAAAATAACTGGCATTTAATAAAGGATATAATAGCTCTTTTAGATAAGTGTAAAGAAGAAGGAATAAGAATTTCTTATGACCAATATCCTTATGTAGCTGGAAGTACAATGCTTGGAGTTATTATTCCTTCATGGGCTCATGCAGGTGGAACAGATAAGCTTGTTGAAAGATTGGGAAATCCTGAAGATAGAGCTAGAATGAAACATGATATTATAAATGGAATACCTGGTTGGGATAACTTCATTGATTTTGCTGGATTTGATGGTATCTATGTAACATCAGTTAAAACAAAAGCAAATGAAGATTGTATCGGTAAAAATCTTCTTGAAATAGCTGAAATGAGAGGAAAAGATAAATTTGATGCAGTATTTGATCTATTAAAAGAGGAAGAAAATGCTGTTGGAATGTACGATTACTATGGAAAAGATGAGCATGTTGTTACATTTATGACTAGAGAAGAAAGTAATATTTGTACAGATGGATTATTAGGTGGTAAACCACATCCAAGAGTTTATGGAGCATTCCCAAGAGTAATAGGTAAATTTGTCAGAGAAATGAAAGCAATGAGTTTAGAAGAAGCAATCTATAAAATGACAAATAAACCTGCTAAAACTTTCAAAATTGATAATAGAGGTCTATTAAAAGAAGGATACTTTGCTGACTTAGTAATATTTGATGAAAATACTACTATTGATAAAGGAACATTTACAGATCCAATTCAATTCCCTGAAGGAATTAGTCATGTTATAGTAAATGGAGAAGTTGTTATTGATGACTTCAAGAAAAATGAAAAACTTGCAGGAAGAGTTATTCGTATAAAAAAATAA
- the ligA gene encoding NAD-dependent DNA ligase LigA, with protein MDVKKKIEEMREKIKMYSDYYYTNNSSLISDVEFDKMLAQLKKLEEEYPQYADSQSPTQVVGATDLKSTKFQKVTHKRPMLSLSNTYNEGEIKDFTTRVKKLLPQDTKVEYALELKLDGLSISVQYEKGKLVKAVTRGDGQIGEDVTENIIQIESLPKTLKEEVDMEIRGEVVLPISRFEALNEKRLENGEDVFANPRNAASGTLRQLDSSIIKERGLDAYFYFLIDAGKMGFKSHSESLAYLSSLGIKTTGICEVCKTASELMKRIDYWGEKREELDYETDGMVIKVDNIELWDELGTTTKSPRWAIAFKFPAKQVTTKITGVTWQVGRTGKITPVAELDEVELSGSRVKRASLHNFQEIERKSIKIGDTVFIEKAAEIIPQVITSVKELRDGSETEIIEPTHCPICNTKVVRQEGQVDIKCPNPQCPGKIEGELIYFVSRDAMNIAGFGSKIVENMLKLGFVKNIVDIYSLKEHREELEKLEKMGKRSVDKLLIAIEDSKKREYSKVLCALGIPYVGKTSAKLLAKETKNIDRLMAMSVEELMGIEGIGDKMAQAIYDFVRDEEKISLINSLREHGLQFAEEETAEENTEEQIFIGKTFLFTGTLKNFKRDEIKEAIEKLGGKNLSAVSRNLDYLIVGEKAGSKLKKAQDLGTVKIITEDEFIDMCNKK; from the coding sequence ATGGACGTAAAGAAAAAAATTGAGGAAATGAGAGAAAAAATTAAGATGTATAGTGATTATTACTATACAAATAATAGCAGCCTTATTTCAGACGTAGAGTTTGATAAGATGCTGGCACAACTTAAAAAACTTGAAGAGGAATATCCTCAGTATGCAGATTCACAATCTCCTACTCAGGTTGTTGGAGCAACTGATTTGAAATCTACCAAGTTTCAAAAGGTTACACACAAAAGACCGATGTTAAGTCTTTCAAATACGTATAATGAAGGAGAGATAAAAGATTTTACAACTAGAGTAAAAAAACTTTTGCCTCAGGATACAAAGGTAGAGTATGCTCTTGAATTAAAATTAGATGGACTTTCTATAAGTGTTCAATATGAAAAGGGAAAACTTGTAAAGGCTGTAACAAGAGGAGATGGACAGATAGGAGAAGATGTTACAGAAAATATTATTCAGATAGAGTCACTTCCTAAAACTCTTAAAGAGGAAGTAGATATGGAGATAAGAGGAGAGGTAGTTCTTCCAATTAGCAGATTTGAAGCACTGAATGAAAAAAGACTGGAAAATGGAGAGGATGTCTTTGCTAACCCTAGAAATGCAGCAAGTGGTACGTTAAGACAGCTTGATTCTTCTATTATAAAAGAGAGAGGACTGGATGCGTATTTTTATTTCCTTATAGATGCTGGAAAGATGGGATTTAAATCTCACAGTGAAAGTCTGGCATACCTAAGTTCTTTAGGAATCAAAACAACTGGAATATGTGAAGTATGCAAAACAGCTTCAGAGTTGATGAAGAGAATTGACTACTGGGGAGAAAAGAGAGAAGAACTTGACTATGAAACAGATGGTATGGTTATAAAGGTAGATAATATTGAATTATGGGATGAACTTGGAACAACTACTAAGAGCCCAAGATGGGCTATTGCCTTTAAATTTCCTGCTAAACAGGTAACTACTAAAATAACTGGAGTAACATGGCAGGTAGGAAGAACAGGAAAGATAACTCCTGTTGCAGAACTTGATGAGGTAGAACTGTCAGGAAGCAGGGTAAAAAGAGCAAGCCTTCATAATTTTCAGGAGATAGAAAGAAAGAGTATTAAAATAGGGGATACAGTATTTATAGAAAAAGCAGCTGAAATAATTCCACAGGTTATAACATCTGTAAAAGAGTTAAGAGATGGAAGTGAAACTGAGATTATTGAACCTACTCACTGTCCTATATGTAATACCAAGGTAGTAAGACAGGAGGGACAGGTAGATATTAAATGTCCAAATCCTCAATGTCCAGGTAAGATAGAGGGAGAACTTATATATTTTGTATCAAGAGATGCAATGAATATAGCAGGTTTTGGAAGTAAGATAGTTGAAAATATGCTAAAACTTGGATTTGTGAAAAATATTGTAGATATATATTCTTTAAAAGAGCATAGAGAAGAGCTTGAAAAGCTTGAGAAAATGGGAAAAAGAAGTGTAGATAAACTTCTTATTGCCATTGAAGACAGTAAAAAAAGAGAGTATTCAAAGGTACTATGTGCTCTTGGAATACCATATGTTGGAAAGACTTCAGCTAAACTTTTAGCTAAAGAGACTAAAAATATAGACAGACTTATGGCTATGTCAGTTGAGGAACTTATGGGAATAGAGGGAATAGGAGACAAGATGGCTCAGGCTATCTATGACTTTGTAAGAGATGAGGAAAAGATTTCCCTTATAAATTCTCTTAGAGAACATGGACTTCAATTTGCTGAAGAGGAAACAGCTGAGGAAAATACAGAAGAGCAGATTTTTATAGGAAAGACTTTCCTATTTACAGGAACTCTTAAAAACTTCAAAAGAGATGAAATAAAAGAAGCAATTGAGAAACTTGGAGGTAAAAATCTATCAGCTGTAAGTAGAAATCTTGACTATTTAATAGTGGGAGAAAAAGCTGGAAGTAAACTTAAAAAAGCACAGGATTTAGGAACAGTAAAAATTATAACAGAAGATGAGTTTATTGATATGTGCAATAAAAAATAA
- the thyA gene encoding thymidylate synthase, whose amino-acid sequence MSKFDKEYRKIVETINEKGIWSEGKVRTVYADGTPAHYKSYIGYQFRLDNSDDEAQLITTRFAPNKAPIRELYWIWIMQSNDVNELEKLKCKFWNEWKLEDGTIGKAYGYQIAKKTFGHESQLHYIINELKNNPNSRRIMTEIWVPEELDQMALTPCVHLTQWSVVGDRLYLEVRQRSCDVALGLVANVFQYAVLHKLVAMECGLKPADIIWNIHNMHIYDRHMDKLLEQVQREEYPGAKLKINNFTSIFDFKPDDVEITDYKYGDKISYEIAI is encoded by the coding sequence ATGTCAAAATTTGATAAAGAGTACAGAAAAATAGTTGAAACGATAAATGAAAAGGGAATTTGGAGCGAAGGAAAGGTAAGAACAGTTTATGCAGATGGGACTCCAGCTCATTATAAAAGCTATATAGGATATCAGTTTAGACTTGATAACTCAGATGATGAGGCACAGCTTATAACTACGAGATTTGCACCAAATAAAGCTCCTATAAGGGAATTATATTGGATATGGATTATGCAGTCTAATGACGTAAATGAATTAGAGAAACTAAAATGTAAATTCTGGAATGAATGGAAGCTTGAAGATGGAACAATAGGAAAAGCTTATGGTTATCAGATAGCTAAAAAGACATTTGGCCATGAATCACAACTTCATTATATAATCAATGAACTTAAGAATAATCCAAATAGCAGAAGAATAATGACAGAAATCTGGGTTCCAGAAGAGTTAGATCAAATGGCACTAACTCCTTGTGTGCATCTGACTCAATGGAGTGTCGTAGGAGATAGACTTTATCTTGAAGTAAGACAGCGTTCATGTGACGTTGCTTTAGGACTTGTAGCCAATGTATTCCAATATGCTGTATTACACAAGTTAGTTGCTATGGAATGCGGATTAAAACCTGCTGACATTATCTGGAATATTCATAACATGCATATTTATGATAGACATATGGATAAACTTTTAGAGCAGGTTCAAAGAGAGGAGTATCCTGGAGCAAAATTAAAAATAAATAACTTTACTTCGATTTTTGATTTTAAACCTGATGATGTAGAGATAACAGATTATAAGTATGGAGATAAAATATCTTATGAAATAGCAATTTAG
- a CDS encoding dihydrofolate reductase family protein produces MAVNMIVCVAKDNLMGDRNPEGNGLLWHSKEELQFFKEKTVGNVVVFGKNTAKYVPIKLMEKTRDVVVISSKDNFDDIVKKYEGTGKDIFICGGATVYEHYLKTYPMDRLYISRLKDNIEVKEATSPLYLPVVEDYGYRVVSSIEYNDFISYVYEKK; encoded by the coding sequence ATGGCAGTTAATATGATAGTGTGTGTTGCAAAAGATAACCTTATGGGAGATAGAAATCCTGAAGGCAATGGACTTTTATGGCATTCAAAAGAGGAGTTACAATTTTTTAAGGAAAAGACAGTTGGAAATGTTGTTGTATTTGGAAAAAACACTGCAAAATATGTTCCAATTAAACTTATGGAAAAAACAAGAGATGTAGTTGTAATCTCTTCTAAAGATAATTTTGATGATATAGTAAAAAAATATGAAGGGACTGGAAAGGATATTTTTATATGTGGTGGAGCAACTGTGTATGAACATTACCTAAAAACATATCCAATGGATAGATTATATATTTCAAGATTAAAAGATAATATAGAGGTAAAAGAAGCAACTTCTCCTTTATATTTACCAGTAGTAGAAGATTATGGATATAGGGTAGTATCCAGTATAGAATATAATGATTTTATCTCTTATGTTTATGAGAAAAAATAG